TTCTGGCCGCCAAGTTCAATGGCGTCGACTGTGCCACATGCACCTTATGTTTTTGTTGCCAATGAGATGTAGCTTAGTCCTACATCTGCCGCAGTCGCCGTTCGCTTCCACGGCCAGTAATATTAACAGCTCAGCCTGCACTTTCTCGGCACGCCCCGTGGACTAAAATCGTTCAGCAAATGTCCCTAATGACAATCGAATGGAGAGGACTGAAGCTGTCCGATTGTGGCTGAGGCTAGAGACAGTTTTTGTCAATTATAAACGGGTATTAAGTGGACTGAGCCAAGTAGCTTTTAAACGAATATAAGTAGAAAAGGTAAAATGATAATTCAATATCTTCTACAGATGCTATATATTGGATAAGTGACAAATTGCAGTCCAAGTGATTGAACGCTGTGCTTAATCCAATGTGACGTAGACGGCTAGGAAAGCAAAAGTCCAGTCCCAGTTTCCACAGACACAGATCTATCTCGTTCAACATGGTTCTAGAGGTGGGGTGCCGTGAGTTAGCAACTGAATGCGAATTGTCAAGTAGACTATCCGTCAAGATTTTTACCTCATAGTGCCTTAACACTCGCAACTACATGTACCGCTTAGGAACCATCTATGAACAAGTGGCacggccatctcggccgaaTGATCCCACGGGCACGGGAAAGACCGAGTGACAGACGTGGGCTCCCCCGCATTATGCCATGCCAAGCTTCCCGTTGTCCGAGATCGTCCAAACCTGACAGCGAGATCAACGGAAGCAAGATCTCGTCTCCGCAGCAACTCTGCCGCACTTGGATATAAGCCTTCAGAGTTGAAGAAAGCGGCTAGACAGGCGGGGAAACCATTGGTGGGAATGACGTGGGGACATCGCGGCATTGATACCCATGTTGCCGTGATCGCTTCTCTCGGCGTAGTCTTCGCCGAGATGTTACGATGCTACTCTGAAAGTCTGTTTCGATTGTTCATATATATTAAAGCTCGTTTTCCTTGAGCCACGCTGTAAAACTCTGCCCAACTGCGAGAGACCAGCTTGTTCTGCATCGTCAACTGCCTTGCATCATTCGACGCATCTTCAGCTGCCCTGTGCATATTTTTTGGCGTCCCACGAATTTCTTGACTCGTCAAGATGAGAGTTCAAAGCATCGCAGCCATCTTGGCAGCGGCCGTCACATCGGTCTCCGCAATTCCATTCGGACACGGTAGCGTGTCGGAAACCCGTTCGACCAAGCCTCCCTACTTTCTGCTTACCGGCGACTCGACTGTTGCCATCAACGGCGGTTGGGGCAACGGATTCTTGTCCTTCGTCGAGTCGCCGGCCGATGGCAAGAACTATGGCAAGAGCGGTGCCACAACCGTGTCATTCAGAGCCCAAGGCATTTGGAAAACCGTCATAGAAGAGGTCAAGGCAAACAAGGACGACTTCAGTCCCATTGTCACAATCCAGTTCGGCCACAACGACCAAAAGGCCGCGGCGAACATTTCCCAAGAGCAGTTTCAAGCCAATCTCGAAGCTTTGGCGAACGAAGTTACGGCTGCTGGCGGAACTCCTGTGAGTCTACCCTTGCAAGGTATACCCAGAATGAATGTGGCTAATGAAAACTATTTTCAAGATCTTGATCACCTCTCTTACGCGTCGCACCTtcagcggcggcaaggtcatcCAGAACCTCGAGAACGAGCGCCTCCGGGCCATTGCCGCCGCAGAGGCTGTGGGTGCCACGTATCTGGACCTGAACACCGCCAGCACCAACTATGTCAACGCCATTGGCAACGCAAATGGGCGCAAGTACGACCTGTCGTCTGGCGATGCCACGCACTTGAACCCTGCCGGAGAGGTTGTATTCGGTCGCCTGGTTGCGGACCTGCTCCTTGAGAAACGGGAGGATCTTGCCGAGTTCATCAAGGAGAACAAAGCGCTGAGCGACAAAATCAAGGCTGGCGTGTTTGCCACCGGTGACGAGACAGACTAAGCGTATCTCCTTATAGAAACCTTCCTATGCTAATACCTGTCACATCTTGAGTTGCCGTGATTCCACCAGCATTTGCCCTCTACAATCCTAAGAAGCATTCTCGAATCCACTGATCATTGTAATGCACTCGGCGAATTTCTGTGGTCCTTCAAAGACTAACCGCCAACCCACAAGCACCCGCCCAATCGCGATGAAATTGAAATCTAATCTTATCTGCTTCACCAAAAGCAGCAAGCCAGAAGGAAGAAGTCCTATATTCCCGACGTCTTCTCGGCTCAACGCATGTGAGCCTCGTCGAGTAAAAGCGGTGCTATCGACATCTGCTGTAGAAGCAATTCGTCAATTCACCCTAGCTCAACGTCAGCCAGCACATGAAATACTGAAGGGGCAAAGACATACAGGCGACAATGGCCTTTGAGCGTAGATCCGATAGCTGTTGTGCCTCATCTGTATTTGAGCGTGTTAGAATTTGTGTCCCAAGACTTTGCGGGTATGGAAGACCTGACCTCTACTCGATAGCTGAGACCCATTTCCCCAAACTTCTGCTTCAGCAGCACGGATAGCTTCTGAGGGTCAACCTGACGCGCTGGCACGACAAGTTTCTCTTCATTTCTGAGGGCCCAACAATGGTTAGGAGACCATCACGCGTGCATTCGCTTACTCTCGCCGGAATCTATCTCACCTGTGATCCCAAGTCATTTCGCTTGCTGCCTGCCAACTGGAAAGTCTGTGTTCTATGATTGTAGTTTGATGATGGCTTCTAAACTGATGCCAGAACTTTGGAGAAAATAGCCACCCAGGGTGTTGTGGGGTTCGGGCATGTATAATCTGGGATTGAGACAGCCTGATCTTGCTTTTGTCACCTGATTATCTGCGTCACGCCAGCCTCATTATTTGTTTGAAAGTGCAAGAATGATTGGGCATGTGTGAGACTGCATTAAGCACAGCCCCCGTCATTCCATCGAGTTGGTGCATAGTCACCAAGTTGGTGTGTGGTTTCGGGATTTCATTGGCCTTGAAGTATTGCCCTTTAAATTGGGTGGCACGGCTGACCGTTTTGGCGCTTCTTAGGTGAGAAGAAAGGAGAAAGGATATGCCTCCGGCATGTCAGAGGCCTCAACGAGCATATCGACGCCTGTGATGACTCGGTCAGCCAGCATCGACTCGTCATGATGCCGCAGGCCAGAAAGCAGATATCAAGTCAAGTTTTTTCCACGCATAACCGAATCCGTTCGTGGACGTACCTTAGTTTGCTTTGAATCACACAAAAACCTCTAAGAAAACTGCGTTATTTCAGGCTCGAGCCTCAGGCGCGTATGTTGCACTCAGCCTTGAGTGAACCCCTTGTTTTCGCCCCCAACTCGCAGAGCAGCCCTTCAGCTGAATGCAGGACATAAGAAGCGCTACGTTCACTGGCCTCAACCCTTCTAGGTTAAGCCATCCTCAGCTTTTGTTAAACTCCCCAGCCTGCTGCGTCCGCATGGTCTCCGCTGAGCTACATCCTCTTGTTCCATTTTCTCCGTAGCGGTCAGGCGATGATGGACGGATGTGTGAGTCCTGACAGGGCTACAAGATTCCTTGTAGTCGTTTCAACGTGTGCGCTTTCACTTCTATATTTAATAACGACGTATCCTGAACATACAGCTAATCCTTTCCAATTGCCCAACTGAGGACACAACCACACCACCAAGATGACCATGCAAGGCAGAAACCGCTCTGCAAACAAGTCTGCCTCCGAAGACTGGGCCGGAGAAGTGGTGAGTGACCATCTTGCTGCCCCAAGCTTGAGAATTCGATCCTTTCTAAGGCGTATTGTAGCAATCATTGGTCGAAAAGTATGAGAACAAGGACCGTAATGGCGCAGATAACCCCGCAATCAGTGCTATCCATGGGCAGTCTGGCGTTTCCAGACGTCGTACCCGGGAAAACATCGACCTTTCGGAGAACAGCCCCAGGCCCAACCTCCAGTTTGCGAAGTCAGACCAAGGCTCTATCGGCCAAGACATATCCAGAATCAGGACTCAGAAGTCTCTAGAATCTATCAGCACTTGCGTTGATCACGGTGACAGCTATCGCCTGTCCAACCGCGACACGACACCTCCATCGGCTGATCAAAGTGGCTCGCTCCCTCAACTGCGGGAGGAAGTGCTTCACGCGGTGGGGCAGCATGATCACTTGGAGCCTAGGCATCCAGGGACTCGTCTTGAACTCCAGAAAGAACTCTTCAATGCTCTGGAGCGCCAGAGCAACGACAAGGagtttcttcctctccaggCTCTCGACGACTTCATTACCGAGAATACAGTACAACGAGAGCTTGAGGCTGAATTCGATCATTTATCTAAGTCAGAGATAGAAGCCTGCGTGCACTATGTCTGTACTAGGAAGAAAATCAGCGATCCCAGGACCAAACACCTCAAGTTCACCTCTGGCCAAAGGATCTTTGCTCTCCTCATCATGATTGAGGGGTTGGATAGCTTTCTCAATCTCATGAGTCAAGGCCTTCACGACATTGATTTACCTCTAAAAGACAACTGCCAGCGTAGTTCTCATCGACCAAAGACATTTACTTGTTTCCAGTCTTGGTCCCCGTTCAGATTGCGATCCTTCGATGAGTGGCAATGGAAGCTGTTGGCACCGTATTTTTCCACGACCAAAGACAGAGAAGAGAGAGTCTTGTTTTACAGCTTGCCTGCTCCGACAGTAATGCCATGGCTTTCAGAAACAGGACCGAGGTCGGCAGATCCTGAGCCAGATCGTTTCGGGGGCTATAGCACAGTGAAGAAGGTCAAGATTCACCCTTCACATCACAACTTCCAATTCCCAGAGGTATGTCACATCGGCACTGTATGCTTTCGGAATAGCAATCACTAAGTCCCATCCAGGGACGCGAGCCTTGCTTTGCTGTGAAGAAGCTGTATACGCGTAACAAGAAAGAATTCGACCGCGAAGTCGACGCTCTGAAGAGGTTCAACACCAGAACAAACTCAAATCTTGTTCAATTGTTGGCGACATATCGGCATCACAACAATTACTGCCTCTTGTTTCCTGGCGCAGATGGGAATCTGAAAGATCTTTGGGAAGCAAACCCTCAACCGGTCGCAGAACCTAGTTACAAGAGAGCGATGTGGATGGCCGAGGTGTGTCATGGCATTGCCACGGGTCTGTCGCAGATCCACCAGCATAGGACCACGGAAGAAATACGCCGGGATGCGATCGAAATTGCGAAAGAGGATAAGAAAGGGGATTCACCTGCTGGGATACTTTCTAACACCCCAGCAAATCTTCGCCAGAACGATGACCGATTCGGTAGGCACGGCGATATAAAGCCTGAGAATATCCTATGGTTCAAGAACTACAAGGCGGACAGCTACCTCGGCGTTCTGCAGATCTCGGACTTTGGACTCACAAGGTTTCATAGCAAGCATTCTATTTCGAAACACATGTCGGAGGCTGTTGGGGGCCGGACTTACAGAGCACCCGAGTTCGACACCACGAGGAACGGGTTCGATCAATCGTACGACATATGGACTCTGGGTTGTGTATACCTTGAATTCATCACTTGGTACCTCCTTGGTTGGGACCAAGTGGATGACTTTTCTCAGAAGcggacggaggaggacgacgaagcctTGAAATCTTTTAACAAAGATGGGTTTCCAGAAGACAAGTTCTATAAGTTGGACGGCGACGGATCCCGGGCCACTGTCAAAAGCAGTGTCACTAGAGTGAGTCAGCGCTGTTAAGTTCCAGACACAAGCAAGCAACTGACTGAGCCGACACACAGTGGTTCAAAGTGCTTCATTCCCGGCCAGACTGCACCGATTACATACATCAGTTCCTGTACTTTGTCGAAGGTCGGATGCTTCGAGTTATGAAAACAGAGCGAGCAGAATGTGGTGAGGTTGCAGGGGAACTTTGCAAACTACTCGAACAGTGTGATAAACGTCCGGAATTTTGTCTGCATGGTATACCTGAAATCTGAAATAGCACCCAAAAAGatgagatggagaagagaaggTCTCTTAACAAATCCACTTCCCAGGATGCTGAACAAAATGGTTCCCGGTGAGCATTGTCCGGAGGGGGTAATATTTCTCGCGCGTTGGGCCTTTCGTTTGAACACATAACACTACATAAGGTGGTCTCTGGAAGGGCATAATCAAGGCCTAAGTAGGAGAAACACGCATCTACTTGTATCTTTCGGTAATTTTCTTTCACTTGCGAGGAGTATATACCGACTAGAACCTAGAAATAGAAGAAGTGGTGCGTCCGTTGTTGAGAAGTGGCATCATGGACAGATGTACTTGCTATTGAGGACATGCGACCACGTTGACGAAGCCACTCCTGCGTATCCCTACCGACCCCTCCTAGTCATATCATCGTCTATCCTATCACCAACCCTCCCCTTGTGTAGCATAGTGCGTCGCGATGTTCTCTTTGATTGTCTCGATTTCTTCCTAATGCTTCATTAGCTAAAGTATCACCGCCCAACATGTCAGATGGCAAGACGTGATGCTGTCAGAATGCACCGAATCCCACACATACATGTCGAAGTGCCCGAGGCAGGATGAGGTGGTAATGGTCATATTTAACCTGGAAATATCAGAATGCTTAACAGCCGGTTCAGAGCCACTGAAGGCTTAACTTACCTCTTTGATTTGGTGCTTGTTTCTGCCAAAGATCCGGTCGAGCTCTCGTTTGAGATCTTCCTGGCCCTGGTAGGCAATCGGTAACTGTTGCTCAACCCATTGAGCCTGACGGGATGATCGGTGTGACctcatggccgaggccctaTCATTGGTGAAAAGAGTGATCGAGGCTGGAATGAAGGTTGCCTATAGCGAGTCCAATCTCAAACCGAGTGGGAATGGTTGCTCAGAGCTGAGAACGATGTGGAAAAAAGACAGTCATAAGCTAAAGTGGCAAAGGTTTCGATTCATTTAATTATTTTCTTCAAGGCAAGGTATAGATGATTTGCAGGGGCGAGCTTGCTTTCGCAAAAGTACGTCCATTTCGCCCGGGACGCTGCAAGACGGCTGTGAAGTTGCACATGAGGCTCAAGCTATCATCAAAAGTAAAGCAGTGTCTCATCTGGCGTGTGCAGTCGTTAAAACCGACGGTAACTAATATGCATGGTTCAAGTGCAATGCACATGTGACGAGAAGCGATGGCTCTTGTTGGCTTCTGCCAACACACCAACTCAGCAGTGAGAAAGGTGAGGCGGGAAAGATAAGCATGCCGTACCATACCCTGCTCCCGTTGGGCGGCAAGGCAGTGTCAGCTGGATTTGATGGCTTGTATTGGATGGATGCTTACCGAGCAAGTCTGCCTGACATGCAGGACTAAAATCAGGTGTGACGCATCTTATCATACAGTACTGCTACACCCAGACAAAACAAGCGGCAGATCCACGAGTGTGGTTTTCTTCGTGCATGGTAGGCAGCAGTCAGCACTTTTTTTGTTCAGTTTCTTTTCACGATAGTTATTCGTAGCGTTGTCTAGAAGTACATGCCCAACCGGTTCACCTACTCGCAAATAATTCCGTCGCAGAGTTTTTAGACGATCGAGTGATACTTACAGTGGACCAAGACCAAAGAACCCCGAAGTATGGACTGGGCACGCAGTGATCCCCGTATGGGTGACAAAAATCTTCGGACATTTCGATATCATCCGGCGCCTTGTCGCGTTGTCAAAAGGAAGCAAACGGGTGCGAATGAGGTTTGCATGACCCTCCgagcaaaaaaaaaaaaaccaaaaaaaaaaaaaaaccagaCTCGATACTCACTAAGCATAGGGTCCTGTCTCTTTAGCTGTTACAGTTGGCGCAAGTGAGGGTGACTGGAAAAGCGCCTTCGACAAGGTTAGTTGTTGCCAAGCAAGATCTGGATTTGAAGCTTCGTTACTCATGTTTATCTCAGAAGATTTTCGGAGATATCGATGCGTCTCATGAGGGGCTCTTGATGTAAGTATTGTGTTCCGCAGCCACAGGCTTGAGGTTAAAGGTTGATAACAGACTTGCGACGAGAGCGGCAGAAAAGCCCATTACCAACTCACACGAAACTACGATTCTTTCCAAGCTCCCGTTCTCGCGGCCCAGTTGGTTGCAAATCATGGAAAAGTTTCACATTCATGATTCGGTCGCCAGGCTTATCAACCGAAACACTGCCGCGGAATTTTCCCGCAGCCAAATGAGCCCAAGCAATCTCGAAGGTCTAGCCATAGGTTAGTTTATCTCGCACCAGAAAGGAGGGTTTTAGTCTCACTCATGCAGTCTACAATTGCCGCTCGTCGGCTTCATGGCCGGGTGACATTGCTCTGTCTGTAACTTGGTTCCCAGAAAGGTGGAAGTGGTACGCCGTGTTTTACGGCTGCGACAACGCAACGGCAAAGAACATTGAACATCGACTGAACAATTGCGAGGATGCAACTTGCCACCCCCTCATTCTGTTGGGAATGTTTGCCGAGTTAGAAAGACGACGACAGATCAGCCTTGTCGACAAAGGCAGTCTAGACTTCCTCAGCGCTGTATCCAGCTTGAACAGTACTAACCACCAGTTGGATGACAGCGAATATGCCAGCCCGGTAGCTTCCAGTGCTGGATCTCACGACAACAGCCTTGCCATTGATCCCTGGCTTAAACTTTCGCATCTGAAGAACGGTATACAAAACTGGAAGGACCAGCTACTCAAGATGGTAACCCATGCCGATGAGCTCAACGAGTCTTACTTAAAGTCTGATCCCAACTCCACGGTGACCGTCAACGAATTCCGAAGCCAAATGCGTAGAATCGGGGGTAGGATCAAAGACAGACTAGAGGATATCATTCGCGACTGCGACGAACAGATGAGAAAATGCCAAACAAATTTGGATGGAATCATTCTGGCTGATCAGATGGTGAGTTGATCAAGAGTCGTTTTGTTTCATCTTTTCTAATCATTGGACCCATTTCTAGGCTCACACGCAAGCAAACATGATTATAGCTTCAAGGACGAAAGTGGACAGTAGCCAGATGAAGTCAATCGCTTTGCTGACCATGATCTTTCTCCCAGCTACTTTTGTTGCGGTAAGCACACCAATGCGATCGAATCTCAACCTGACTGCTCTTCAATGATGTTTAGCATTGTTTCTTCACACAAACACCTAAAAGTACGTTCGTAGCATGAAGTCTCACTGACAGCCCTCCACAGACCTTGTTTTCAATGACCTTTTTCAACTGGCAACCAAATTCAAAAGATGGAGAAGTCGTCGTCTCACCTCGAATATGGATCTACGCAGTTATTGCGGGTGGATTGACCATGATAACACTGATTACTTGGTTCTTATTTCTCAGAAGACGGCTAGCGAGGAAGCAGCTACGTCAACCGTCAAAGTTGGCAACTTTACTCACGACATTTCGACTTAGAACTCAACAGGTAGAAGACGAGTAGCTAGACGGCCATGGAGACATGAACAACGGCAACCAAATTGAGCGGTGTTCTTCTTGATCAATTGGTCTGTAATTATCATTAGCACGCTTGTATTGCTTCAAAATAGTGGAATAAAGACTGGCTGAGACTATACAATTACTACAATTACACTATCTCGCAACATATAGCGCTAAAATACTGACTTTTCTCTATCATGTTCGCCTCGAAAAGTGTCTATCTCAGTCGCCATAACATCTGGCAATCATATTTTGCACTTTTTTTGCGTTTCAGCCAAAAACCGCAGTCATGGCGGGATATCATCTGAAGCACAGGGTTAGCATTTCACCGTTAGACTAGAAAAAGCAAGCGACCGATGTTTAAAATTGGAATAGGTGGCACATGCGAATGTGTCTAAAGGCTTTCTACCCCCAGCCTTCCAAAATTTAAACTCTTGAGATCTCAGAGACCTAAAGCTCGAAAAACACCAAGCTAAATAGCTAACGCCTTTGCCTAGGACCCTCAGCTCCATCATCTTCGATGCCGATCGATGTTGCGTTCATTAATAAGTCGTAAGAATTGAGTACAGCATTCTATCACATGTTCCACTTTGAGTGAGTGCGTATTACTgcgtgccggcgccgtgagAGTCACATCACTCTTCAGATGAGTTTACGTGCAGGCTTCAGGATTGGCAATCACCCGCGCAAAAAAGCCTAGAGACCATGTTAGGAGTTAAGATATCTTGAGAGTTTGTGGTGAAAGGATACCCAGTTGATTTGTCGTTCTGTTGAGGGTGCCTTGATGGAATAGAAGTTATGCCG
The DNA window shown above is from Colletotrichum destructivum chromosome 2, complete sequence and carries:
- a CDS encoding Putative protein kinase, yielding MTMQGRNRSANKSASEDWAGEVQSLVEKYENKDRNGADNPAISAIHGQSGVSRRRTRENIDLSENSPRPNLQFAKSDQGSIGQDISRIRTQKSLESISTCVDHGDSYRLSNRDTTPPSADQSGSLPQLREEVLHAVGQHDHLEPRHPGTRLELQKELFNALERQSNDKEFLPLQALDDFITENTVQRELEAEFDHLSKSEIEACVHYVCTRKKISDPRTKHLKFTSGQRIFALLIMIEGLDSFLNLMSQGLHDIDLPLKDNCQRSSHRPKTFTCFQSWSPFRLRSFDEWQWKLLAPYFSTTKDREERVLFYSLPAPTVMPWLSETGPRSADPEPDRFGGYSTVKKVKIHPSHHNFQFPEGREPCFAVKKLYTRNKKEFDREVDALKRFNTRTNSNLVQLLATYRHHNNYCLLFPGADGNLKDLWEANPQPVAEPSYKRAMWMAEVCHGIATGLSQIHQHRTTEEIRRDAIEIAKEDKKGDSPAGILSNTPANLRQNDDRFGRHGDIKPENILWFKNYKADSYLGVLQISDFGLTRFHSKHSISKHMSEAVGGRTYRAPEFDTTRNGFDQSYDIWTLGCVYLEFITWYLLGWDQVDDFSQKRTEEDDEALKSFNKDGFPEDKFYKLDGDGSRATVKSSVTRWFKVLHSRPDCTDYIHQFLYFVEGRMLRVMKTERAECGEVAGELCKLLEQCDKRPEFCLHGIPEI
- a CDS encoding Putative SGNH hydrolase-type esterase domain, SGNH hydrolase superfamily, which codes for MRVQSIAAILAAAVTSVSAIPFGHGSVSETRSTKPPYFLLTGDSTVAINGGWGNGFLSFVESPADGKNYGKSGATTVSFRAQGIWKTVIEEVKANKDDFSPIVTIQFGHNDQKAAANISQEQFQANLEALANEVTAAGGTPILITSLTRRTFSGGKVIQNLENERLRAIAAAEAVGATYLDLNTASTNYVNAIGNANGRKYDLSSGDATHLNPAGEVVFGRLVADLLLEKREDLAEFIKENKALSDKIKAGVFATGDETD